The genomic window GTGGGGCGACCCGCGGCAAGAGCGCCCTGGTCGAGGACTCGCAGCTCGGGCCCGACGGCGGGGTGAGCAGCGTGCGCGATCGGCTGGGGCTCGAGATGCGCTCCGGCACGGCCTCACCAGCGCGGCGTGGCCGTCGGGCAGGCGCAGCCCGACCGCGTCGTCCGCACCTCGAGCCGGGCGCCATCGGCCGCAACCGTGATCGCCCCGCAGTGGTCGGTGCGGAGCGTGCATGCACCGCGCGCCCGGTAGCGCGCCTCCACCTCGGCGGACGGGAGGCGGTAGCGATTGTCGGCGCCCACGGAGATGACCGCCACGCGCGGCGCCACGGCGTCGACGAAGCGCGGCGTGCTCGAGGTGCGGCTGCCGTGGTGCGGGACCTTGAGCACCGCCGCCGGCAGGCGCGCCGGGGCGAGGAGGAGCCGCTCCTCGGCGCGCGCCTCGATGTCGCCGGTCAGGAGGACGACGGTCGCGCCCGCGCGCACGCTGAGCGTGAGGGATGAGTCGTTGAGCGAGGCGTAGCCGCCGTCGGCGGGCGGGTGCAGAACCTCGGTCGCGTCGCCGAGCGCGGGGAGCGATGCGCCCGCGGCGAGGACGCGGACCCGGGTCCCGCTCGCCGCGAGCGCGGCCGCGAGGCGCTCCCACTCTACCCCCTCGCCGGGGACGCCGGTCCACCAGAACTCGCGCGGACGGAAGTGCGCGAGCAGGTACGGCAGGCCGCCCGAGTGGTCGGGGTGCGCGTGAGTCATTGCGAGCGCGTCGACGCGCAGGATCTTGCGCGACCAGAGGAAGGGCCCCACCACCGCCGCGCCGGTGTCGAAGTCCCCGCCCGGGAAGCCGCCCGCGTCGACCACCAGCACGCGGCCCCCGGGGAGCTCGAGGACCGCAGCGTCCCCCTGCCCCACGTCGAGGAAGGTGACGCGCAGGCGCTCGGCGCAGCACCGCTCGCGCGTCCACCACGTCGCGTCCGCAGCGAGACCAGCGAGCGCCAGGACGGCGAGGACCCGCGCCCCGCGTCGCGGCAGCGCGAGGAGCCCGGCGAGGAGCCCGTAGACGAGCGCCAGCTCGAGCAGGCTCGGGATCGGCACGTCGACGGCCGCCCACGCCGGCCGCGCCAGCGCGCGGACGAGCGCGATGCCGGGACGCAGCACGAGGCCCGCGAGCCGAAAGAGCACCGCGGCGGCGCCGGGCAGCACGGGCTCCGCGACCGCACCGACCAGCCCGATGACCACGACCGCGGAGCCGAAGATCGGGATGGTGAGCGGGTTCGCCACCAGGCCCACCAGTGACACCTGGTGGAAGTGGAAGGCGGTCAGCGGGGCCGTCCCGAGGAGCGCGCAGGGGGAGACGAGCGCGGCCGCGCCGAGGCGCGCGCGCCACGACCCCACCGGCGCGCCGGGCGCGAGCCGCCGCATTCCATACACGATCGCCCCGACGGACACGAAGGAGAGCTGAAAGCCGATCTCGAGCGGCGTTCCCGGCCAGGCGAGCGCCAGCACGAGCGCCGCGAGCGCGAGGGTGCGGAGCACGTCCGCCCGGCGGCCGAGGAGCCCCGCCAGGACCGCGGCCGTGACCATGATCGCCGAGCGCAGCGTCGCGACCCCGAGGCCCGCGAGCGCCGTGTAGAGGGCCACCGGCCCGAGGCTCAGCGCCGAGGCGAGCCGCTCGACGTCCGCGGCGAGCAGCAGCCGCTCGCTCCGCGCGAGGAGCCAGCGCGCGAGCGCGAAGCCGGCCACCGCGACCAGGCCGACGTGCAGGCCCGAGATGGAGAGCACGTGCACCACGCCGGCGCGCGTGAACGCCTCGCGCAGGTCCGCGTCGATACCCTCCTCGTCGCCCACGATGAGG from Deltaproteobacteria bacterium includes these protein-coding regions:
- a CDS encoding DNA internalization-related competence protein ComEC/Rec2 — translated: MVEVRAGLGVVTVGVLAGEIGAAAWAPPPAVLLGAPALPLVLWIATGRRWRSLAWATVGVAALALGAGRMHPVTSPFLQAADVARLRLPLATVLEGRIVAAPERHPGRAVLVVEAEAVGRGAARRRVCGLVRLAVRHPARRWRYGERLRVETTLRAPHNFENPGRFDNVGYLARRGVRVTASAWRGGEVERLPGRTRSLRARLERWRDRLAAAMAAAVPPPEGAVLRALIVGDEEGIDADLREAFTRAGVVHVLSISGLHVGLVAVAGFALARWLLARSERLLLAADVERLASALSLGPVALYTALAGLGVATLRSAIMVTAAVLAGLLGRRADVLRTLALAALVLALAWPGTPLEIGFQLSFVSVGAIVYGMRRLAPGAPVGSWRARLGAAALVSPCALLGTAPLTAFHFHQVSLVGLVANPLTIPIFGSAVVVIGLVGAVAEPVLPGAAAVLFRLAGLVLRPGIALVRALARPAWAAVDVPIPSLLELALVYGLLAGLLALPRRGARVLAVLALAGLAADATWWTRERCCAERLRVTFLDVGQGDAAVLELPGGRVLVVDAGGFPGGDFDTGAAVVGPFLWSRKILRVDALAMTHAHPDHSGGLPYLLAHFRPREFWWTGVPGEGVEWERLAAALAASGTRVRVLAAGASLPALGDATEVLHPPADGGYASLNDSSLTLSVRAGATVVLLTGDIEARAEERLLLAPARLPAAVLKVPHHGSRTSSTPRFVDAVAPRVAVISVGADNRYRLPSAEVEARYRARGACTLRTDHCGAITVAADGARLEVRTTRSGCACPTATPRW